The following coding sequences lie in one Polluticoccus soli genomic window:
- the rpsC gene encoding 30S ribosomal protein S3 translates to MGQKTNPIGNRLGIIRGWDSMWFGEKKDFGQKLVEDHKIRTYLNARINKGGVSRVVIERTLGKLIITIHTSKPGIIIGKGGSEVDRIKEELKKLTHKDDVQINIMEIRRPELDATIVGETIARQLESRVSYKRALKMAISTAMRMGAEGIKIKVGGRLGGAEIARSEEYKQGRTPLHTYRMDIDYASVYAMTVYGKIGIKVWICKGEVLGNRDLNPNFSASAGERRGGEGRAEGGRERGGDRERGGDRRGGDRRGGGNQGGDRRGGRR, encoded by the coding sequence ATGGGTCAAAAAACTAATCCTATAGGTAACAGGTTGGGCATCATCCGCGGATGGGACTCAATGTGGTTTGGCGAGAAGAAGGATTTCGGCCAGAAGCTGGTTGAAGACCATAAGATCCGCACTTACCTGAACGCACGTATCAATAAAGGTGGCGTATCACGCGTCGTTATCGAGCGTACCCTGGGTAAGCTGATCATTACCATCCATACTTCTAAGCCTGGTATCATCATAGGTAAAGGCGGTTCGGAAGTAGATCGTATTAAAGAAGAGCTGAAAAAGCTTACTCATAAAGATGACGTTCAGATCAACATCATGGAGATCCGTCGTCCGGAACTGGATGCAACTATCGTAGGGGAGACCATCGCCCGCCAGCTTGAAAGCCGAGTTAGCTACAAGCGTGCGCTGAAAATGGCTATCTCTACCGCTATGCGTATGGGTGCTGAAGGTATCAAAATTAAAGTAGGTGGTCGTCTGGGTGGTGCTGAAATTGCCCGCTCTGAAGAATACAAACAAGGCCGTACTCCATTGCATACTTACCGTATGGACATCGACTACGCTTCTGTATACGCAATGACCGTATATGGTAAGATCGGTATCAAAGTATGGATCTGCAAAGGTGAAGTACTGGGTAACCGTGATCTGAATCCAAACTTCTCAGCTAGCGCCGGCGAACGTCGCGGTGGCGAAGGTAGGGCAGAAGGTGGCCGTGAGCGTGGTGGAGACCGCGAGCGTGGTGGAGATCGTCGCGGTGGAGATCGTCGCGGTGGTGGCAATCAGGGTGGTGACCGTCGTGGTGGACGCCGCTAG
- the rplV gene encoding 50S ribosomal protein L22, producing the protein MEAVARLRNYPTSPRKMRLLADLVRGMDVEKALNTLKFSTKHPSVPLEKLLLSAIANWRVKNEGVDVASANLYVKTIFVDGGRTLKRMNPAPQGRAYRLRKRSNHVTIMVDSRASQNVNA; encoded by the coding sequence ATGGAAGCTGTAGCTCGTTTACGTAACTATCCTACATCGCCCCGCAAAATGCGCTTGCTGGCGGATCTGGTGCGTGGTATGGATGTAGAAAAAGCGCTGAACACGTTGAAATTCAGCACCAAACATCCTTCAGTACCTCTGGAAAAGCTGTTGCTTAGTGCAATCGCTAACTGGAGAGTGAAGAATGAAGGTGTCGACGTGGCCAGTGCCAATTTGTACGTTAAAACAATTTTTGTTGATGGTGGTCGCACCCTGAAACGCATGAACCCTGCTCCGCAAGGCCGTGCATACAGGCTGCGCAAGCGTAGCAACCATGTTACTATCATGGTTGACAGCCGTGCATCACAAAACGTAAACGCATAA
- the rpsS gene encoding 30S ribosomal protein S19 — translation MARSIKKGPYVDAKLEKKITAMADGKTKKGVIKTWSRRSTITPDFVGATFAVHNGNKFIPVYVTEFMVGHKLGEFAPTRNFKGHSGSK, via the coding sequence ATGGCTCGTTCAATTAAAAAAGGCCCGTACGTAGACGCTAAGCTGGAGAAAAAGATCACAGCGATGGCTGATGGCAAAACAAAGAAAGGTGTAATCAAAACGTGGAGCCGTCGCTCTACGATCACGCCGGACTTCGTAGGTGCAACTTTCGCCGTACACAATGGCAATAAGTTCATACCTGTATATGTTACCGAATTCATGGTAGGCCATAAACTGGGTGAGTTTGCCCCTACGCGTAACTTTAAAGGCCATAGTGGCAGTAAATAA
- the rplB gene encoding 50S ribosomal protein L2, producing the protein MALRKYKPVTAGTRWRIGNAYAEVTTNEPEKSLLEPIKGTGGRNAQGRRSMRYIGGGNKKMYRLVDFKRDKKDVPATVKTIEYDPNRTAFIALLVYADGEKRYIIAPQGLEVGATVVSGNSVAPEVGNALLLKNMPLGTVVHNIELQPGRGASMARSAGTYAQLSAKEEKYCVLKMPSGELRKVLSTCMATVGTVSNSDHALQSMGKAGRNRWKGIRPRNRGVAMNPVDHPMGGGEGRSSGGHPRSRTGKYAKGEKTRSRTKGSNKLIIQRRNGKKL; encoded by the coding sequence ATGGCACTTCGTAAATATAAACCGGTAACAGCCGGTACACGTTGGAGAATAGGTAACGCATACGCTGAGGTTACCACTAATGAGCCTGAAAAAAGCCTGCTGGAGCCTATTAAAGGTACTGGTGGCCGTAACGCGCAGGGCCGTCGCTCTATGCGCTACATCGGTGGCGGAAACAAAAAAATGTACCGCCTGGTAGATTTCAAACGCGATAAGAAAGATGTACCGGCTACGGTTAAAACTATCGAGTACGATCCAAACCGTACAGCATTCATCGCTCTGCTGGTTTATGCAGATGGTGAGAAGCGTTATATCATTGCCCCTCAAGGCCTGGAAGTTGGCGCTACAGTAGTAAGCGGCAATTCAGTAGCTCCTGAGGTTGGTAACGCTCTGTTGCTGAAAAACATGCCTTTGGGTACCGTTGTTCACAATATCGAATTGCAGCCTGGCCGTGGTGCTTCTATGGCACGCTCTGCAGGTACTTACGCTCAGCTGAGCGCTAAGGAAGAAAAATATTGCGTACTGAAAATGCCATCGGGCGAGCTGCGTAAAGTGCTGAGCACTTGCATGGCTACTGTTGGTACAGTATCAAACAGCGATCACGCGCTCCAGTCTATGGGTAAAGCAGGTCGCAACCGTTGGAAAGGTATCCGCCCACGTAACCGTGGTGTAGCGATGAACCCTGTGGATCACCCAATGGGTGGTGGTGAAGGCCGTTCTTCTGGTGGTCACCCACGTAGCCGCACTGGTAAATATGCTAAAGGTGAAAAAACACGTAGCAGGACCAAAGGCTCTAACAAGCTGATCATTCAACGCAGAAACGGTAAGAAACTCTAA
- the rplW gene encoding 50S ribosomal protein L23 — MKPADVLVSPVMTEKVNIQMERSGRYTFVVDKRANKLEIKKAVEEFYGVKVNDVNTVVVPGKLKSRFTKAGFIKGIKPSYKKAVVTLAEGDSIDLFSI, encoded by the coding sequence ATGAAACCAGCTGACGTTTTGGTAAGCCCGGTGATGACCGAAAAGGTTAACATCCAGATGGAGCGTAGCGGTCGCTACACCTTCGTAGTAGACAAAAGAGCTAACAAACTGGAGATCAAGAAAGCTGTAGAAGAATTTTACGGAGTGAAAGTGAACGACGTGAATACAGTGGTGGTTCCAGGTAAACTCAAATCCCGCTTCACCAAAGCCGGATTCATAAAAGGTATCAAACCTTCTTATAAGAAAGCAGTGGTAACGCTTGCAGAAGGCGATTCGATAGATTTATTCTCAATATAA
- the rplD gene encoding 50S ribosomal protein L4, whose product MQVDVLNSKGEKTGRTVELPDDIFNIEPNDHCIYLAVKQYLAAQRQGTHKTKTRAEVHGASKKLHRQKGTGGSRKGNIRNPLYKGGGTVNGPIPHLYGFKLNRKVKDLAKMSALAHKARENKVVIVEDLKLNAPKTKDFSVMLGSLQQAGQKSLFVLPEYDQNVYLSSRNLSRNKTMVLSDMNTYDLVNAQVVIFTESAAKLFSEPVAQEA is encoded by the coding sequence ATGCAAGTTGACGTTTTAAATAGCAAAGGTGAAAAGACCGGCCGCACGGTAGAACTGCCGGACGATATATTCAATATCGAACCAAACGACCATTGCATCTACCTGGCAGTAAAGCAATACCTCGCTGCACAGCGCCAGGGTACGCATAAGACAAAGACTCGTGCAGAAGTGCACGGTGCTTCTAAGAAACTTCACCGCCAAAAAGGTACAGGTGGTAGCCGTAAAGGTAACATCCGTAACCCTCTTTATAAAGGTGGTGGTACAGTGAACGGTCCTATTCCTCACCTGTATGGTTTCAAGCTGAACCGCAAAGTGAAAGACCTGGCTAAGATGTCAGCTCTGGCACACAAGGCTCGCGAGAACAAAGTGGTGATCGTAGAAGATCTGAAACTGAACGCTCCTAAGACAAAAGACTTCTCAGTTATGCTGGGTAGCCTGCAGCAAGCTGGACAGAAATCTCTGTTCGTGCTTCCGGAATACGATCAGAACGTATACCTGAGCAGCCGCAACCTGTCTAGGAACAAGACAATGGTACTGAGCGACATGAACACTTACGACCTGGTGAATGCACAGGTAGTGATCTTCACTGAATCAGCTGCAAAACTGTTCAGCGAGCCGGTAGCACAAGAAGCATAA
- the rplC gene encoding 50S ribosomal protein L3 encodes MKGIIGKKIGMTSVFEPNGKQTACTIIEAGPCVVIQKKTVDTDGYDALQIAFGEAKEKNTPQALINHFAKANTTPKSIVKELRNCSIDKQVGEAITCEIFAEGDKVSVVGTTKGKGFQGVVKRHGFSGVGEASHGQHDRQRAPGSIGGSSYPSRVFKGMRMAGRMGGDRVKVKALRVVKVFPEQNYILISGSVPGHNGSIVLIQN; translated from the coding sequence ATGAAAGGTATTATTGGTAAAAAAATCGGCATGACCAGCGTTTTTGAGCCGAATGGAAAGCAGACCGCCTGCACCATTATCGAAGCTGGCCCTTGTGTGGTTATACAAAAGAAGACCGTGGATACCGACGGTTATGATGCGCTGCAGATCGCTTTCGGCGAGGCTAAAGAGAAAAACACTCCTCAGGCGCTTATCAATCACTTCGCTAAGGCAAATACTACGCCTAAGTCAATCGTAAAAGAATTACGTAACTGTTCCATAGATAAACAAGTTGGTGAAGCTATCACTTGCGAGATCTTTGCTGAAGGTGACAAAGTATCTGTTGTAGGTACTACCAAAGGTAAAGGCTTCCAGGGTGTTGTAAAGCGTCACGGATTTAGCGGTGTGGGCGAGGCTTCACATGGCCAGCACGACCGTCAACGCGCTCCGGGTTCTATCGGTGGTTCATCATATCCTAGCCGCGTATTCAAAGGTATGCGCATGGCAGGCCGTATGGGTGGTGACCGCGTTAAGGTTAAAGCCCTCCGCGTTGTAAAGGTATTCCCTGAGCAGAACTACATATTGATTAGCGGTTCGGTTCCAGGACATAACGGATCTATTGTTTTAATTCAGAATTAA
- the rpsJ gene encoding 30S ribosomal protein S10: MSQRIRIKLKSYDHNLVDKSAEKIVKTVRNTGAVVTGPIPLPTEKKIFTVLRSPHVNKKAREQFQLCTHKRLLDIYTSSSRTVDALSKLDLPSGVEVEIKA, from the coding sequence ATGTCACAGCGTATCAGAATAAAGCTGAAATCTTACGACCACAACCTGGTTGATAAGTCTGCAGAAAAAATCGTTAAAACTGTGCGCAATACGGGAGCAGTGGTTACAGGCCCTATTCCCTTGCCAACAGAGAAGAAGATCTTTACAGTGTTGCGCTCGCCGCACGTTAACAAAAAAGCTCGTGAGCAGTTCCAACTGTGCACTCACAAGCGCCTTTTGGATATCTACACTTCTTCTTCCCGTACAGTAGACGCGCTTTCGAAGCTGGATTTGCCAAGCGGTGTTGAAGTAGAGATCAAAGCGTAA
- a CDS encoding energy transducer TonB: MNKILFFIIFINSAHFAGAQPQKDSIVCGYFEPMPEAPYNVQKYLMENLRYPKDAESEDIEGRVMMKFVVTETGGFDSIRVAKPLYPSLDAEALRVISTMPPWKPGKKGGKPVRVPFTMPVVFRIE; encoded by the coding sequence ATGAATAAAATATTATTTTTCATCATATTTATAAATTCAGCGCATTTCGCGGGCGCCCAGCCACAAAAAGACAGTATTGTTTGCGGCTATTTCGAACCGATGCCAGAAGCCCCCTATAACGTCCAAAAATACTTGATGGAAAACCTGCGCTACCCTAAGGACGCAGAAAGCGAGGATATTGAAGGAAGAGTAATGATGAAGTTCGTGGTAACCGAAACAGGCGGGTTTGACAGCATCCGGGTAGCTAAACCCCTCTACCCTTCCCTGGACGCTGAAGCCTTGCGCGTTATCAGCACCATGCCGCCATGGAAACCGGGTAAAAAAGGTGGGAAACCTGTTAGGGTGCCATTTACTATGCCGGTGGTTTTCAGGATTGAGTAA